A window from Nocardioides mesophilus encodes these proteins:
- a CDS encoding isochorismate synthase, whose protein sequence is MRQSGTPSAAPAPEAAPLVVRTVEIDDPGPLLALLPDSGPNAWVRRGEGLVGWGVAAELRTAGPDRFAEARDWWAGHAGTAVVRDEVHEPGTGLVCFGSFAFADEPGDSVVVVPEVVVGRRGERTWLTTVTAGGISTPPLLEAAGEPPAPVDVTFADGAVGGAAWEGVVAEAVRRIAAGELEKVVLARDLLATAAEDIDVRWPLRMLSEGYPTCWTFHVDGLFGATPEMLVRRERGLITSRVLAGTIRRTGDDARDLGLAAALARSSKDLEEHEYAVRSVADALAPHCTSMNVPEAPFVLHLPNVMHLATDVAGVVHDTATALDLAAALHPSAAVGGTPTDRALALISEIEGMARGRYAGPVGWMDATGDGEWGIALRSAELDGPRVRLFAGCGIVASSDPQAELAEAQAKFVPVRDALTTDGRPAEGRPTEG, encoded by the coding sequence GTGAGGCAGTCCGGTACCCCTTCGGCCGCTCCGGCCCCCGAGGCCGCACCGCTGGTCGTGCGCACCGTCGAGATCGACGACCCCGGCCCGCTGCTCGCCCTGCTCCCCGACTCCGGCCCCAACGCCTGGGTCCGACGCGGAGAGGGCCTGGTCGGCTGGGGCGTCGCCGCCGAGCTCCGCACCGCCGGCCCCGACCGGTTCGCCGAGGCGCGTGACTGGTGGGCCGGGCACGCCGGCACCGCCGTGGTCCGCGATGAGGTCCACGAGCCGGGCACCGGCCTGGTCTGCTTCGGCTCCTTCGCCTTCGCCGACGAGCCCGGGGACAGCGTGGTGGTCGTCCCCGAGGTGGTCGTCGGCCGACGCGGTGAGCGGACCTGGCTGACCACCGTCACCGCCGGCGGGATCAGCACCCCGCCGCTGCTGGAGGCCGCCGGCGAGCCGCCCGCCCCGGTGGACGTGACCTTCGCCGACGGCGCGGTGGGCGGCGCGGCCTGGGAGGGGGTGGTCGCCGAGGCGGTACGCCGGATCGCGGCCGGCGAATTGGAGAAGGTGGTGCTCGCCCGCGACCTGCTCGCCACGGCCGCCGAGGACATCGACGTACGGTGGCCGCTGCGCATGCTCTCCGAGGGCTACCCCACCTGCTGGACCTTCCACGTCGACGGGCTGTTCGGTGCCACCCCGGAGATGCTGGTGCGCCGCGAGCGCGGCCTGATCACCTCCCGGGTGCTGGCCGGGACGATCCGCCGCACCGGCGACGACGCCCGCGACCTCGGCCTGGCCGCGGCCCTCGCCCGCTCCTCCAAGGACCTCGAGGAGCACGAGTACGCCGTCCGCTCGGTGGCCGACGCGCTCGCGCCGCACTGCACGTCGATGAACGTGCCCGAGGCGCCGTTCGTGCTGCACCTGCCCAACGTCATGCACCTGGCCACCGACGTGGCCGGGGTGGTCCACGACACCGCCACCGCGCTGGACCTGGCCGCCGCGCTGCACCCGTCGGCGGCCGTCGGCGGCACCCCCACCGACCGCGCCCTCGCGCTGATCTCCGAGATCGAGGGCATGGCGCGCGGTCGCTACGCCGGCCCGGTCGGCTGGATGGACGCCACCGGGGACGGCGAGTGGGGCATCGCGCTGCGCTCCGCCGAGCTCGACGGGCCGCGGGTCCGGCTGTTCGCCGGCTGCGGGATCGTGGCGAGCTCCGACCCGCAGGCCGAGCTGGCCGAGGCGCAGGCGAAGTTCGTGCCGGTGCGCGACGCGCTCACCACCGACGGCCGACCGGCCGAGGGCCGTCCCACCGAAGGCTGA
- a CDS encoding DUF4229 domain-containing protein codes for MKEFAVYTLARLGVFVASYAVVAGIYLLVTGGEQLPLLWPLLLAAAISAVVSYPLLRIPRERFAAVVDRRAHRASESFERARSREDVD; via the coding sequence GTGAAGGAGTTCGCGGTCTACACCCTCGCCCGGCTCGGCGTCTTCGTGGCGTCGTACGCCGTCGTGGCCGGCATCTACCTGCTGGTCACCGGCGGCGAGCAGCTCCCGCTGCTCTGGCCGCTGCTGCTCGCGGCGGCGATCTCGGCCGTGGTCTCCTACCCGCTGCTGCGGATCCCGCGGGAGCGCTTCGCCGCCGTCGTGGACCGGCGCGCCCACCGGGCGTCGGAGTCCTTCGAGCGGGCCCGCTCGCGGGAAGACGTGGACTGA
- a CDS encoding AMP-binding protein, which produces MSSLRPLRGTAAELLDLLRAWDAAADEPEPLLVETSGSTGEPKRVLLSRRALRASADATAARLGGPGQWLLNLPPTYVAGLQVLFRSLRSGTEPVIQDGDFAAAAGRLTGGRRYVSLVPTQLHRMLPGAPNDSGDSDGGDGSADLEALRRFDAVLVGGAHVPAELRARAAAAGVRVVATYGMSETCGGCVYDGVPLDAVAVAIRGDGRIRIGGPVLFDGYAGAPDLTDEVLADGWFLTQDLGRIDDDGRLQVLGRADDVVLSGGVNVPGPAVATRLREHPAVRAAEVLGVPDPEWGRRVVAVVVGELTLDDARDWVAAEHPRSWAPRQLLRVEDLPLLPNGKTDRLRLAELAGRPDA; this is translated from the coding sequence GTGAGCAGCCTCCGACCCCTGCGTGGCACCGCGGCCGAGCTGCTCGACCTGCTCCGGGCCTGGGACGCCGCAGCCGACGAGCCGGAGCCGCTGCTCGTGGAGACCTCGGGGTCCACCGGCGAGCCGAAGCGGGTGCTGCTGTCGCGCCGGGCGCTGCGGGCCTCGGCCGACGCCACGGCGGCCCGGCTCGGCGGCCCCGGGCAGTGGCTGCTCAACCTGCCGCCGACGTACGTCGCGGGCCTCCAGGTGCTGTTCCGCTCGCTGCGCTCCGGCACCGAGCCGGTGATCCAGGACGGGGACTTCGCCGCGGCGGCCGGCCGGCTGACCGGCGGTCGTCGCTACGTCTCGCTGGTGCCGACCCAGCTGCACCGGATGCTGCCCGGTGCCCCGAACGACAGCGGCGACAGCGACGGCGGCGACGGGAGCGCCGACCTCGAGGCGCTGCGCCGGTTCGACGCCGTCCTGGTCGGCGGCGCGCACGTGCCCGCCGAACTCCGTGCCCGGGCGGCCGCGGCCGGCGTCCGGGTGGTCGCCACCTACGGGATGAGCGAGACCTGCGGCGGCTGCGTCTACGACGGGGTGCCGCTCGACGCGGTGGCGGTGGCGATCCGCGGCGACGGCCGGATCCGGATCGGCGGACCGGTGCTGTTCGACGGGTACGCCGGCGCTCCCGACCTCACCGACGAGGTGCTCGCCGACGGCTGGTTCCTCACCCAGGACCTCGGGCGGATCGACGACGACGGCCGGCTGCAGGTGCTCGGCCGCGCCGACGACGTGGTGCTCTCCGGCGGCGTCAACGTCCCCGGGCCGGCGGTCGCGACCCGGCTGCGCGAGCACCCGGCGGTGCGCGCCGCGGAGGTGCTGGGGGTGCCGGACCCGGAGTGGGGCCGGCGCGTCGTCGCCGTGGTGGTCGGCGAGCTGACCCTCGACGACGCCCGCGACTGGGTGGCCGCCGAGCATCCGCGGTCCTGGGCCCCCCGGCAGCTGCTGCGCGTCGAGGACCTGCCGCTGCTGCCCAACGGCAAGACCGACCGGCTGCGGCTGGCGGAGCTGGCAGGGCGGCCCGATGCCTGA
- a CDS encoding PLP-dependent cysteine synthase family protein, producing the protein METRREGCCTVASRDSSADRAWVSEAIRRVEADANRSADTHLHVFPLPADWDVDLYLKDESVHPTGSLKHRLARSLFLYALVNGWIHEGTTVTEASSGSTAVSEAYFARLLGLPFVAVMPASTSTEKIGLIEFYGGRCQLVEDPATMYDEARRLAQECGGHYLDQFTYAERATDWRGNNNIAESIFEQLSLERHPVPSWVVVGAGTGGTSATLGRFVRYRRHDTRVCVVDPENSAFFEGWATGDPGCTTEGRSRIEGIGRPRVEPSFIASVVDEMISVPDAASIAAARWCSAVTGRMVGGSTGTALWGALRLIAGMRRDGRAGSVVTLLCDGGERYGHTYYDDGWLAAQGLDIAPYLATLEKFAQSGDWHEPSS; encoded by the coding sequence ATGGAGACCCGCCGCGAGGGCTGCTGCACGGTGGCGAGCCGGGACAGCAGCGCCGACCGGGCGTGGGTGAGCGAGGCGATCCGCCGGGTGGAGGCCGACGCCAACCGCTCGGCCGACACCCACCTGCACGTCTTCCCGCTGCCGGCCGACTGGGACGTCGACCTCTACCTCAAGGACGAGTCGGTGCACCCCACCGGCTCGTTGAAGCACCGGCTGGCCCGCTCGCTGTTCCTCTACGCGCTCGTCAACGGCTGGATCCACGAGGGCACCACGGTCACCGAGGCCTCCTCCGGCTCCACCGCGGTCTCGGAGGCCTACTTCGCCCGGCTGCTCGGGCTGCCGTTCGTCGCGGTGATGCCCGCCTCGACCTCGACGGAGAAGATCGGGCTGATCGAGTTCTACGGCGGCCGCTGCCAGCTGGTGGAGGACCCGGCGACGATGTACGACGAGGCCCGCCGGCTGGCACAGGAGTGCGGCGGCCACTACCTCGACCAGTTCACCTACGCCGAGCGGGCCACCGACTGGCGCGGCAACAACAACATCGCGGAGTCGATCTTCGAGCAGCTCTCGCTGGAGCGGCACCCGGTGCCCTCCTGGGTGGTCGTCGGCGCCGGCACCGGCGGCACGTCGGCCACCCTGGGACGGTTCGTCCGGTACCGCCGCCACGACACCCGGGTGTGCGTGGTGGACCCGGAGAACTCCGCGTTCTTCGAGGGCTGGGCCACCGGCGACCCCGGCTGCACCACCGAGGGCCGCTCGCGCATCGAGGGCATCGGCCGGCCCCGCGTGGAGCCGTCCTTCATCGCCTCGGTCGTCGACGAGATGATCTCGGTGCCCGACGCCGCCTCGATCGCGGCCGCCCGCTGGTGCAGCGCGGTGACCGGCCGGATGGTCGGCGGCTCCACCGGGACCGCGCTGTGGGGGGCGCTGCGGCTGATCGCCGGGATGCGCCGCGACGGCCGCGCGGGCTCGGTGGTCACGCTGCTCTGCGACGGCGGCGAGCGCTACGGCCACACCTACTACGACGACGGGTGGCTGGCCGCCCAGGGCCTCGACATCGCGCCGTACCTGGCGACGCTGGAGAAGTTCGCGCAGTCCGGCGACTGGCACGAGCCCAGCAGCTGA
- the menD gene encoding 2-succinyl-5-enolpyruvyl-6-hydroxy-3-cyclohexene-1-carboxylic-acid synthase — translation MSTPANAATAWASTLVDELVRCGVRHAVLSPGSRSAALAFALHAAHVEGRLALHTRVDERSAGFLALGLARTSRTPVPVVTTSGTAVANLLPAVLEASHAGLALLVLTADRPARLRGTNANQTTDQVKLFGGAVRLFADVPAAHPGPGEARQLAGWRALAAKAAWTARGRLGGRPGPVHLNLQFEEPLAPGDADGWDTPTGSPRPHGAPWMLPGDPPLPSPEPIDRERRTVVVAGDDAGPPARILAESAGWPLLAEPTSGSRTGANAVRTYRLLLADEELAGRIERVVVFGHPTLSRPVSRLLARDDVEIIAVQGHAGWSDPGHAVHRVVTGLALDGAVPTWRADAPELDPPHPDDWLQEWLRRDADTSRALDALLAAQPALAPQQVAAAVAAALPPQGLLFVGASNPVRDLDLMVPRYRVGDRRLVIGNRGLAGIDGSVSTAIGAALGRPSTSRAFALLGDVTFLHDSNGLVLGPQEPRPDLTVVVVNDDGGSIFASLEPGAPPYADAFERLFGTPHHVDLASLCAATRTPHWRVDTLAELQHALASPAGGIEVVEAVVGRAGRRDLDAQVRALLS, via the coding sequence GTGAGCACTCCCGCGAACGCCGCGACGGCCTGGGCGAGCACGCTGGTCGACGAGCTGGTCCGCTGCGGCGTCCGGCACGCCGTGCTGTCACCGGGGTCCCGGTCGGCCGCGCTGGCGTTCGCGCTGCACGCCGCGCACGTCGAGGGCCGGCTCGCCCTGCACACCCGCGTCGACGAGAGGTCGGCCGGCTTCCTGGCGCTCGGGCTGGCCCGCACCTCGCGGACCCCCGTCCCGGTCGTCACCACCTCCGGCACCGCGGTCGCCAACCTGCTGCCCGCGGTGCTCGAGGCCTCGCACGCGGGACTGGCGCTGCTGGTGCTCACCGCCGACCGGCCGGCCCGGCTGCGCGGCACCAACGCCAACCAGACCACCGACCAGGTCAAGCTCTTCGGCGGCGCGGTCCGGCTGTTCGCCGACGTCCCGGCCGCCCACCCGGGTCCGGGCGAGGCCCGCCAGCTCGCCGGGTGGCGGGCGCTGGCCGCCAAGGCCGCCTGGACCGCCCGGGGCCGGCTCGGAGGCAGACCCGGCCCGGTGCACCTGAACCTGCAGTTCGAGGAGCCGCTCGCCCCCGGTGACGCCGACGGCTGGGACACCCCGACCGGGTCGCCGCGGCCGCACGGCGCGCCCTGGATGCTGCCCGGCGACCCGCCGCTGCCCTCGCCGGAGCCGATCGACCGGGAGCGCCGCACCGTCGTGGTCGCCGGGGACGACGCCGGACCTCCGGCCCGGATCCTCGCGGAGTCGGCCGGCTGGCCGCTGCTGGCGGAGCCGACCAGCGGCTCGCGCACCGGAGCCAACGCGGTCCGGACCTACCGGCTGCTGCTCGCCGACGAGGAGCTGGCCGGCCGGATCGAGCGGGTGGTCGTCTTCGGGCACCCGACGCTCTCGCGGCCGGTGAGCCGGCTGCTCGCCCGCGACGACGTCGAGATCATCGCGGTGCAGGGCCACGCGGGCTGGTCCGACCCCGGGCACGCGGTGCACCGGGTGGTCACCGGCCTCGCCCTCGACGGCGCGGTGCCGACCTGGCGCGCCGACGCCCCGGAGCTGGACCCGCCGCACCCCGACGACTGGCTCCAGGAGTGGCTGCGCCGCGACGCCGACACCTCCCGCGCCCTCGACGCGCTGCTCGCCGCGCAGCCGGCGCTGGCGCCGCAGCAGGTCGCCGCCGCGGTGGCCGCCGCGCTGCCGCCGCAGGGGCTGCTGTTCGTCGGCGCCTCGAACCCGGTGCGCGACCTGGACCTGATGGTGCCGCGCTACCGCGTCGGCGACCGGCGGCTGGTGATCGGCAACCGCGGCCTGGCCGGCATCGACGGCTCGGTCTCCACCGCGATCGGTGCCGCACTCGGCCGGCCGAGCACCAGCCGCGCGTTCGCGCTGCTCGGCGACGTGACCTTCCTGCACGACTCCAACGGGCTGGTGCTCGGGCCGCAGGAGCCGCGGCCGGACCTGACCGTGGTGGTGGTCAACGACGACGGAGGGTCGATCTTCGCGTCGCTGGAGCCCGGCGCGCCGCCGTACGCCGACGCGTTCGAGCGGTTGTTCGGCACGCCGCACCACGTCGACCTGGCCAGCCTGTGCGCCGCGACCCGCACCCCCCACTGGCGGGTCGACACCCTCGCCGAGCTGCAGCACGCCCTGGCCAGCCCGGCGGGAGGCATCGAGGTCGTCGAGGCGGTCGTGGGCCGCGCGGGCCGCCGTGACCTGGACGCGCAGGTCCGGGCCCTGCTGTCCTGA
- a CDS encoding Na+/H+ antiporter produces MAAVHLVVTVAVLMAVVIAVAAASHRLDIPAPLALVAIGAAASFVPFFPEVELSAELALVGFLPPLLYSAALQTSLVDFNANRRAILLLSIGLVAFTTAVVGVVVHAVVPGIDWPAAFALGAVVAPPDAVAATAIGRRIGLPRNTVTILEGESLLNDATALVALRTAIGASLGAVSFLDVSLDFVRAAVGGVAVGLLVFVVVGWLRKRVTDPVLDTSVSLVTPFAAYVVAESFHGSGVLAVVIAGLALGHQAPVLQTASSRIAERLNWRTISFLLENLVFLLIGLQFRSIVEAVVGEVPWTEVVAACVATLAAVVVARFVWVYPARYLLVYPGDGPHAGEHPSWAKTTVLGWAGMRGVVTLAAAFVIPEDFAERDLLILIALFVTAGTLFLQGSTLPWLVRRLGLVGPDARGDALTRAALFQEASAAGTAWLDEHAAEEEDLHGTVEKVRMRAEQRDLAAWERVGGSAPGEETPSEAYARLRRQMLQAEREKVLEVRSSGRVAHEVIADVLTALDVEESMLADHGERRDRESETDARLTGGTGTPPACEHLAAAPVPEESVDIRVCEACVREGTTWVHLRQCLTCGNVACCDSSPRRHATGHFRATTHPVIRSAEPGEVWRWCFVDEQLG; encoded by the coding sequence ATGGCCGCTGTGCATCTCGTCGTGACCGTCGCGGTCCTCATGGCCGTCGTCATCGCGGTGGCGGCCGCGTCCCACCGCCTCGACATCCCCGCGCCGCTGGCCCTGGTCGCGATCGGCGCCGCCGCCTCGTTCGTGCCGTTCTTCCCCGAGGTCGAGCTGAGCGCCGAGCTGGCGCTGGTCGGCTTCCTGCCGCCGCTGCTCTACTCCGCGGCGCTGCAGACCTCGCTGGTCGACTTCAACGCGAACCGGCGGGCGATCCTGCTGCTCTCGATCGGCCTGGTCGCGTTCACCACGGCCGTGGTCGGCGTGGTCGTCCACGCGGTCGTGCCCGGCATCGACTGGCCGGCCGCGTTCGCGCTGGGCGCCGTGGTCGCCCCGCCGGACGCCGTCGCCGCCACCGCGATCGGCCGCCGGATCGGGCTGCCCCGCAACACCGTCACCATCCTCGAGGGCGAGTCGCTGCTCAACGACGCGACCGCGCTGGTCGCGCTGCGCACCGCGATCGGCGCCTCCCTCGGCGCGGTGTCGTTCCTCGACGTGAGCCTCGACTTCGTCCGTGCCGCGGTCGGCGGAGTGGCCGTCGGGCTGCTCGTCTTCGTGGTGGTCGGCTGGCTGCGCAAGCGGGTCACCGACCCGGTGCTCGACACCAGCGTCTCCCTGGTGACCCCGTTCGCGGCGTACGTCGTCGCCGAGTCCTTCCACGGCAGCGGCGTGCTCGCGGTCGTGATCGCCGGGCTGGCGCTCGGCCACCAGGCCCCGGTGCTGCAGACCGCCTCGTCCCGGATCGCCGAGCGGCTCAACTGGCGGACGATCTCGTTCCTGCTGGAGAACTTGGTGTTCCTGCTGATCGGGCTGCAGTTCCGCTCGATCGTGGAGGCGGTCGTCGGGGAGGTGCCGTGGACCGAGGTGGTCGCCGCCTGCGTGGCGACCCTGGCGGCGGTGGTGGTGGCCCGCTTCGTCTGGGTCTACCCCGCCCGCTACCTGCTGGTCTATCCCGGCGACGGCCCGCACGCCGGGGAGCACCCGTCCTGGGCGAAGACGACCGTGCTCGGTTGGGCCGGCATGCGCGGTGTGGTCACCCTGGCCGCGGCGTTCGTGATCCCCGAGGACTTCGCCGAGCGGGACCTGCTGATCCTGATCGCCCTCTTCGTCACCGCGGGAACGCTGTTCCTGCAGGGCTCGACGCTGCCGTGGCTGGTCCGTCGCCTCGGCCTCGTCGGACCGGACGCACGGGGGGACGCCCTGACCCGCGCCGCGCTGTTCCAGGAGGCGAGCGCCGCTGGGACCGCGTGGCTCGACGAGCACGCCGCCGAGGAGGAGGACCTCCACGGCACGGTCGAGAAGGTGCGGATGCGTGCGGAGCAGCGCGACCTCGCGGCGTGGGAGCGGGTCGGGGGCTCCGCCCCGGGCGAGGAGACGCCGAGCGAGGCCTACGCCCGGCTGCGGCGGCAGATGCTGCAGGCGGAGCGGGAGAAGGTGCTCGAGGTGCGCTCCAGCGGCCGGGTGGCGCACGAGGTGATCGCCGACGTCCTCACCGCCCTCGACGTCGAGGAGTCGATGCTGGCCGACCACGGCGAGCGCCGGGACCGGGAGTCGGAGACCGACGCGCGACTGACCGGCGGCACCGGGACGCCGCCGGCGTGCGAGCACCTGGCCGCGGCGCCGGTGCCCGAGGAGTCCGTGGACATCCGGGTGTGCGAGGCGTGCGTGCGCGAGGGCACCACCTGGGTGCACCTGCGCCAGTGCCTGACCTGCGGCAACGTCGCCTGCTGCGACTCCTCGCCGCGGCGGCACGCCACCGGCCACTTCCGCGCGACCACCCATCCGGTGATCCGCTCGGCGGAGCCGGGCGAGGTGTGGCGCTGGTGCTTCGTCGACGAGCAGCTCGGCTGA
- a CDS encoding 1,4-dihydroxy-2-naphthoate polyprenyltransferase has protein sequence MATPEQWLAGARPRTLPAAVAPVLAGTAVAAYLDSVVWWKALLALVVALALQVGVNYANDYSDGVRGTDADRVGPMRLVGSGVAAPPAVKRAAFAAFAVACAAGLVLVVTTSWWLLLVGALSVAAAWFYTGGSSPYGYRALGEVMVFVFFGLVAVLGTTYVQTLTLPLPAWYAAAGTGALACAILVVNNLRDVPTDRVAGKRTLAVVLGEERTRYLYAFLVAVAAVLLVGVALETGLGALLGMAFLLPAVPATRVVLDGAGGPALVPVLGRTGMAELLYAAGMFLGLLLT, from the coding sequence ATGGCAACCCCTGAGCAGTGGCTCGCCGGCGCCCGACCCCGGACGCTCCCGGCGGCGGTGGCGCCCGTCCTGGCCGGCACCGCGGTGGCTGCCTACCTCGACTCGGTCGTGTGGTGGAAGGCGCTGCTGGCCCTGGTCGTCGCGCTGGCGCTGCAGGTCGGGGTCAACTACGCCAACGACTACTCCGACGGGGTGCGCGGCACCGACGCCGACCGGGTCGGCCCGATGCGGCTGGTCGGCTCCGGCGTCGCGGCCCCGCCCGCGGTGAAGCGGGCGGCGTTCGCGGCGTTCGCGGTGGCCTGCGCGGCGGGCCTGGTGCTGGTGGTGACGACGTCGTGGTGGCTGCTGCTGGTGGGCGCGCTGTCGGTGGCGGCGGCGTGGTTCTACACCGGCGGCTCCTCGCCCTACGGCTACCGCGCCCTGGGCGAGGTCATGGTGTTCGTCTTCTTCGGCCTGGTCGCGGTGCTCGGGACGACGTACGTCCAGACGCTCACGCTGCCGCTGCCCGCGTGGTACGCCGCGGCCGGGACCGGGGCGCTGGCCTGCGCCATCCTGGTGGTGAACAACCTGCGTGACGTGCCCACCGACCGTGTCGCCGGCAAGCGCACCCTGGCGGTGGTGCTGGGCGAGGAGCGGACCCGCTACCTGTACGCCTTCCTGGTCGCGGTCGCGGCGGTCCTGCTGGTCGGGGTGGCGCTGGAGACCGGTCTGGGCGCGCTGCTCGGGATGGCGTTCCTGCTTCCCGCGGTGCCCGCCACCCGGGTCGTGCTCGACGGGGCCGGCGGCCCGGCGCTGGTGCCGGTGCTGGGCAGGACCGGGATGGCCGAGCTGCTCTACGCCGCCGGGATGTTCCTGGGGCTGCTGCTCACCTGA
- a CDS encoding o-succinylbenzoate synthase, whose product MPESRPPRDWHVWSVPMRTRFRGITVREGMLVRGEAGWGEFSPFLEYDARVAAPWLRAAREAADEGWPAPLRDSVPVNVTVPAVGPEQAAAIVRASAGCRTAKVKVAEPGQTLAQEQSRLEAVRDALGPDGRIRVDANGLWSVEEAVRAVALLDRAAGGLEYVEQPVASVEDLAVVRRRVQVPVAADESIRRAEDPYRVRDLEAADVAVLKVQPLGGVRACLRIAEDIGLPVVVSSALETSVGIAAGVALAAALPELPFACGLATVQLLTDDVAVRPLLPVDGALPVGAPAVDPAALARLAAAPERQAHWRARLAEVEARASAMGEDRSS is encoded by the coding sequence ATGCCTGAGTCCCGGCCGCCCCGCGACTGGCACGTGTGGTCGGTGCCGATGCGCACCCGCTTCCGCGGCATCACGGTGCGCGAGGGGATGCTCGTGCGCGGGGAGGCGGGCTGGGGCGAGTTCAGCCCGTTCCTGGAGTACGACGCCCGGGTCGCCGCCCCGTGGCTGCGCGCCGCACGCGAGGCCGCCGACGAGGGCTGGCCGGCACCGTTGCGCGACAGCGTGCCGGTCAACGTGACCGTCCCCGCCGTCGGGCCGGAGCAGGCCGCGGCGATCGTGCGCGCCTCGGCCGGCTGCCGCACCGCGAAGGTCAAGGTGGCCGAGCCCGGCCAGACGCTGGCGCAGGAGCAGTCGCGCCTCGAGGCGGTCCGCGACGCGCTCGGCCCGGACGGCCGGATCCGCGTCGACGCCAACGGGCTCTGGTCGGTCGAGGAGGCGGTGCGCGCGGTGGCGCTGCTGGACCGGGCCGCCGGCGGCCTGGAGTACGTCGAGCAGCCGGTCGCCTCGGTGGAGGACCTCGCCGTCGTACGTCGTCGGGTGCAGGTGCCGGTCGCCGCGGACGAGTCGATCCGGCGCGCCGAGGACCCCTACCGGGTGCGGGACCTGGAGGCCGCCGACGTCGCGGTGCTCAAGGTGCAGCCGCTCGGCGGCGTCCGGGCCTGCCTGCGCATCGCGGAGGACATCGGGCTGCCGGTGGTGGTCTCGAGCGCCCTGGAGACCTCGGTCGGGATCGCGGCCGGGGTCGCGCTGGCGGCGGCGCTGCCGGAGCTGCCGTTCGCGTGCGGCCTGGCCACCGTGCAGCTGCTCACCGACGACGTCGCCGTCCGGCCGCTGCTGCCGGTCGACGGCGCGCTGCCGGTCGGGGCCCCGGCGGTGGACCCGGCGGCGCTGGCCCGGCTGGCGGCGGCCCCGGAGCGGCAGGCCCACTGGCGCGCCCGGCTGGCCGAGGTCGAGGCGCGCGCCTCCGCGATGGGGGAGGATCGGTCCTCGTGA
- a CDS encoding helix-turn-helix transcriptional regulator, producing the protein MSTAADHFTRFVGVLAEALDDPGATGEVLAGRLYLSRFHLDRIVRSVGGEPPAAFRRRILLERAAYRLLTTRARIIDVGAEAGYGSHEAFSRAFARAYGVSPQQWRGRPGQIRLPAPNDVHFHPPGSLRLPAQQKVTPMDLLTSMVEHHVWLTGEMIAHAARLPDDELDRRIELSVDEDPQTIRSLLSRLVGQMGMWNAALADRDYDWSVEEHESLDSLRARLAVEGPTYLAHVREVIDQGRLDDTFVDALCEPAEVFTYGGMIAHVLTFAAHRRTLVALALDAAGITDLGWGDPMRWVAEPRT; encoded by the coding sequence ATGAGCACCGCGGCCGACCACTTCACCCGCTTCGTCGGGGTGCTCGCCGAGGCGCTGGACGACCCCGGGGCGACCGGTGAGGTGCTCGCCGGGCGGCTCTACCTGTCGCGGTTCCACCTGGACCGGATCGTCCGCTCGGTCGGTGGCGAGCCGCCGGCCGCGTTCCGGCGCCGGATCCTGCTCGAGCGGGCGGCCTACCGGCTGCTCACCACCCGGGCCCGGATCATCGACGTCGGTGCCGAGGCCGGCTACGGCTCGCACGAGGCGTTCAGCAGGGCGTTCGCCCGGGCGTACGGCGTCAGCCCGCAGCAGTGGCGGGGCCGGCCCGGACAGATCCGGCTGCCGGCGCCGAACGACGTGCACTTCCACCCACCCGGCAGCCTGCGGCTGCCGGCCCAGCAGAAGGTGACCCCCATGGACCTGTTGACCTCGATGGTCGAGCACCACGTGTGGCTGACCGGGGAGATGATCGCCCACGCGGCCCGGCTCCCCGACGACGAGCTCGACCGGCGGATCGAGCTGTCGGTCGACGAGGACCCGCAGACGATCCGGTCGCTGCTCTCCCGGCTGGTCGGCCAGATGGGCATGTGGAACGCCGCGCTGGCCGACCGCGACTACGACTGGTCCGTCGAGGAGCACGAGTCGCTGGACTCGCTGCGCGCCCGGCTCGCGGTCGAGGGACCGACGTACCTCGCCCACGTCCGCGAGGTGATCGACCAGGGCCGGCTCGACGACACGTTCGTCGACGCGCTGTGCGAACCGGCGGAGGTGTTCACCTACGGCGGCATGATCGCCCACGTCCTGACCTTCGCGGCGCACCGGCGCACCCTCGTCGCGCTGGCCCTGGACGCGGCCGGCATCACCGACCTCGGCTGGGGCGACCCGATGCGCTGGGTGGCCGAGCCGCGCACCTGA